The segment AGCAATATTGTATATATTGCTCAATCGGTACCCTTCCAAATCTTGTTTCAGTTCTCTAGCTAAAAGCTGTAAGTCTAGTGCACTAATTCTTTGCTTCATCGCTGCCAACTCTTTTGCTTGCGTTGCTTCTTGACCTGAATTAAGTAGTAACTTACCTTCTCGATTTTTCAATCGGACCTTTTATAACTGAATTTTAGCCGacatttctcttttttcatcgcaacataaatgaaaagttcAGTCGCATGTATATACATCGAATATTATATGCAAAGTTTAAAGTCCAGAAAAAACGTGATACTCGTTGAAAGGAGTTCAAGTCATTCGTTGAAAAATCTAGTCTTAAGAATAACCTTCAAAGTTGAGGCAGAAGACTTTTTGTTATCTGTAATTGATGGCATTAACATCAACATATTCAAATTCTGGTATTGTAATCACCACATGCTAATATTGAAGTCATAATTGCACCTTTAGTTTATTCTTCCAAAAACTGCAACACTGAAAACAACCTAAGAAAAAGTCACGTTAGTAAAAAATGAACCAAAAGGAATATTCAGAAACTTTCTACCATCCTTATAAGCCCTATGATATTCAAGTACAGTTAATGGAAACTGTATACAGAGTACTCTCcgagggaaaaaaaatagccaTTCTCGAAAGTCCTACGGGGACAGGTAAAACGTTGTCCTTAATCTGTGCTACGATGACTTGGCTAAGAATGAATAAAGTAGATATTCTCACTCACATGGAAGCTGATTCTAAAAGGAATCAGGATGACAGTGAAAGTGCGAGTGATGATGAACCAGACTGGGTCAACGACACTTATCAAAAGTCGCTTTTACAAGATAAGCTAGCTTCATTAAACGATTATGAAAATCACTTGAAAGAGATCGACGCGACTAGTCATAAACAGTTGAAAGTAATTCATGATCTGAATGAAGAACACAGAAAATATGGTACTGTTGAATCACTACGAAAGAGGCGTAAGGTTGCTCAGCATGTCGATATATCGCTTGAAGAACATGATTTTGTTGCACAGCCTTATGAATCGGATTCTGAAACGAATGGTATCATGAACAGCGtaagaggaggaagaaaatcTGAAAATTATCACAAATTGAGTGAGCTAAACTCAGAAATAATGACACTTTTGGacaaaattgataaaaacatttcaaAGGATCCGAGTAAAAGCGATCGCTTTGAAGTTGTAAATCATAATCCAGTGAAAATATACTATGCATCTAGAACTTATTCTCAATTAGGACAATTTACTTCTCAGTTAAGGTTGCCCTCATTCCCATCATCATTCAAGGATAAAGTCCCCGATGAAAGGGTGAAATACTTGCCACTTGCTTCGAAAAAGCAACTATGTATCAATTCCAAAGTGACGAAGTGGAAGACACGGGAGGCTATCAATGACGCATGTGCAGACCTTAGACATAGCAAAGAGGGATGCATGTTCTATCGAAATACAAATGAATGGCGTCACGGTCCTGATACATTAGCTCTTAGAGATACAATATTCTCAGAAATTCGAGATATTGAAGACTTAGTTCCTTTCGGAAAATCTCTGGGAGTTTGTCCTTATTATGCATCAAGAGAGGCTCTTCCTATTGCGGAGGTTGTGACATTACCATACCAATACTTGCTCTCTGAGTCTACACGTTCGAGCCTTCAGATAAGCCTTGCAGATTCTATAGTAATCATTGATGAGGCCCACAATTTGATAGAAACAATAAATTCTATATACTCTTCCCAGATCTCGTTGGAggacttgaaaaattgccATAAGGGGATAATAACTTATTTAAAGAGGTTCAAATCCAGACTCAACCCTGGTAACAGGGTGAACCTATTGAAACTAAACTCGCTTTTGATGACGCTGATACAGTTtataatcaaaaaattcaaaaagataGGACAAGAAATAGACCCGAATGATATATTTGCAGGAAGTAATATCGATACATTAAACATTCATAAACTATTAAAGTATATAAGGGTTTCCAAAATTGCCTACAAAATTGACACGTATAATCAGACTCTAAAAGAAGATGGCTCGCtaagaaatcaaaatccGGTGAAAGAAGCGTCTAATAGCTCAATATCTTCTCAACCGTTGCTTTTCAAGGTTTCACAATTTCTATC is part of the Saccharomyces mikatae IFO 1815 strain IFO1815 genome assembly, chromosome: 16 genome and harbors:
- the CHL1 gene encoding DNA helicase (similar to Saccharomyces cerevisiae CHL1 (YPL008W); ancestral locus Anc_8.81) codes for the protein MNQKEYSETFYHPYKPYDIQVQLMETVYRVLSEGKKIAILESPTGTGKTLSLICATMTWLRMNKVDILTHMEADSKRNQDDSESASDDEPDWVNDTYQKSLLQDKLASLNDYENHLKEIDATSHKQLKVIHDLNEEHRKYGTVESLRKRRKVAQHVDISLEEHDFVAQPYESDSETNGIMNSVRGGRKSENYHKLSELNSEIMTLLDKIDKNISKDPSKSDRFEVVNHNPVKIYYASRTYSQLGQFTSQLRLPSFPSSFKDKVPDERVKYLPLASKKQLCINSKVTKWKTREAINDACADLRHSKEGCMFYRNTNEWRHGPDTLALRDTIFSEIRDIEDLVPFGKSLGVCPYYASREALPIAEVVTLPYQYLLSESTRSSLQISLADSIVIIDEAHNLIETINSIYSSQISLEDLKNCHKGIITYLKRFKSRLNPGNRVNLLKLNSLLMTLIQFIIKKFKKIGQEIDPNDIFAGSNIDTLNIHKLLKYIRVSKIAYKIDTYNQTLKEDGSLRNQNPVKEASNSSISSQPLLFKVSQFLSCLTNLTSEGQFFFEESYSIKYMLLEPSKPFESILNQAKCVILAGGTMEPVTEFLSNLFPRVPSEDITTFSCNHVIPKENLQTYITNQPELEFTFEKRMSSSLINNYLFQFFVELSKAVPKEGGIVAFFPSYQYLAHVIGCWKQSNIFATLNSVREIFYESKDGDDILAEYFDSVVNGKGSILFAIVGGKLSEGINFQDNLCRAVVMVGLPFPNIFSGELIVKRKHLAAKIMRSGGTKEKASQVTKEFMENICMKAVNQSVGRAIRHANDYASIYLLDVRYNRSNFRKKLSRWVQDSIKSERTTHQVISSTRAFFATHGTNSH